One genomic segment of Suttonella sp. R2A3 includes these proteins:
- a CDS encoding AI-2E family transporter produces the protein MNFIFSPIQRFLRNPSLVGLVLFIISLALVFYFLGSWLLPVMIAIVVAYLLEGLIHKLERFGIRRMMAVSLVFLAFSIFITYIAIALLPTVIHQAKTLVSNLPSYFVIGQQKLMMLPEYFPNLFKDTDIHPIITAINRELSNFSTNFFSQKLFASLLTMITILIYIILIPILVFFFLKDKNTILNWLGRFLPPNKQIIQEIWQEMDQQIGNYIRGKFIEILIIWVLCFIPFQLFGLEYSLLLSLMVGLSVLIPYIGASVVTVPIVVVAYVQFGVNSDFWWICAIYFAIQILDGNVIVPLIFSEAVNIHPVAIIIAVLVFGGLWGFWGIFFAIPLATLVKAIMEAWRRYAKRDHNLAAE, from the coding sequence ATGAATTTCATTTTTTCGCCTATTCAGCGGTTCTTACGCAACCCTTCCTTGGTTGGGCTGGTGCTTTTTATCATCAGCCTGGCTTTGGTCTTTTACTTTTTAGGCAGCTGGCTACTGCCGGTGATGATTGCCATCGTGGTGGCTTATTTACTCGAAGGGTTAATCCATAAGCTCGAACGCTTTGGTATCCGGCGGATGATGGCTGTGTCGCTGGTTTTCCTCGCCTTCAGTATCTTTATCACCTATATCGCGATTGCCCTATTACCAACGGTCATCCATCAGGCGAAAACGCTGGTGTCTAACCTACCCTCGTATTTTGTGATTGGTCAGCAAAAGTTAATGATGCTGCCCGAATATTTTCCGAATTTATTTAAAGATACAGACATTCATCCGATCATTACCGCGATCAACCGAGAGCTCTCAAACTTTAGTACTAATTTCTTTAGCCAGAAACTGTTCGCCTCATTGCTCACGATGATCACTATATTGATTTATATCATCTTAATCCCTATTTTGGTGTTTTTCTTCCTTAAGGATAAGAACACTATTTTAAACTGGCTAGGCCGTTTTTTACCGCCAAACAAACAGATTATTCAAGAAATCTGGCAAGAAATGGACCAGCAAATCGGTAACTATATCCGCGGCAAGTTTATTGAAATTCTTATTATCTGGGTGCTGTGTTTCATCCCATTCCAGCTCTTTGGCTTAGAGTACAGCTTGCTATTGAGTTTAATGGTTGGGCTGTCGGTGCTCATTCCGTATATCGGCGCGAGCGTGGTGACGGTTCCGATTGTCGTAGTCGCTTATGTCCAGTTTGGAGTGAATAGCGATTTTTGGTGGATTTGTGCGATCTATTTTGCCATTCAAATTTTGGATGGGAACGTGATCGTCCCACTGATTTTCTCCGAAGCGGTCAATATTCATCCGGTGGCGATCATTATCGCTGTCTTGGTATTTGGTGGCCTGTGGGGTTTTTGGGGCATCTTTTTTGCCATTCCACTGGCAACACTCGTCAAAGCGATTATGGAAGCCTGGCGACGCTACGCCAAACGCGACCATAATCTTGCTGCAGAATAA
- a CDS encoding 23S rRNA (adenine(2030)-N(6))-methyltransferase RlmJ has translation MLSYRHGFHAGNHADILKHFVLYQALEHYLQKDKPFIYADTHAGAGLYDLHATFATQNQEYDSGITRLRNAENLPPKLNAFLKAIDDCTSNQQFYPGSPLLAASLLRRQDYLRLFELHPSDYTDLDRLIKKGAMAKRASIEQRDGLKGALAYLPPPNRRALVLMDPSYEVKSDYQAIPKAIAAMHQRCREACIMLWYPLLNRDELPKMLDAVKTCAPDAYLRAELRVLAASQPGMTGSGMLVINPPYRLSEALTATLPELTTLLSQDPAHSSWLLRP, from the coding sequence ATGTTGAGTTACCGCCACGGCTTTCATGCCGGCAACCACGCTGATATCCTCAAGCATTTTGTCCTCTACCAAGCGCTCGAGCATTACCTTCAAAAAGATAAGCCGTTTATTTATGCTGACACCCACGCTGGCGCCGGCTTGTATGATTTACACGCCACCTTCGCCACACAAAATCAGGAATACGACAGCGGCATCACCCGACTGCGCAACGCCGAGAACCTGCCCCCTAAGCTCAACGCCTTTCTGAAAGCGATTGATGATTGCACCAGTAATCAGCAGTTCTACCCAGGCTCACCGTTACTGGCAGCCAGCCTGCTGCGACGCCAAGACTACCTGCGTTTGTTTGAGCTTCATCCAAGTGATTATACCGACTTAGATCGCCTAATTAAGAAGGGGGCGATGGCAAAACGCGCTAGCATTGAACAACGCGATGGTTTAAAAGGCGCGCTCGCCTATTTACCGCCACCGAACCGACGGGCATTGGTGCTGATGGATCCTTCTTATGAAGTGAAAAGCGATTACCAGGCGATCCCTAAAGCGATTGCTGCCATGCATCAACGATGCCGTGAGGCATGCATTATGCTGTGGTATCCGCTCCTAAACCGTGATGAACTCCCTAAAATGCTCGATGCAGTTAAAACCTGCGCCCCTGATGCTTATTTACGAGCCGAACTGCGCGTCTTAGCGGCCTCTCAGCCAGGGATGACCGGCAGCGGTATGTTGGTGATTAACCCACCTTACCGACTTTCAGAAGCGCTCACAGCCACCCTGCCTGAGCTCACCACCCTACTCAGTCAAGATCCAGCACACAGCTCATGGCTGTTACGCCCATAA
- a CDS encoding L,D-transpeptidase family protein has protein sequence MNKWQKWTLTSVMACLAFAAQAEEVPLPPNDINVVGKVRVVEAKDEDTLPAIGREFGVGFEAMERANPGVDVWYPGEGRQVLIPSRYILPDAPREGIVLNLPEMRLYYYPPGKNVVHVYAVGIGREDWQTPLGVQKITEKRANPTWTPPASIRAEHAAKGDPLPAVVPAGPNNPLGLFAMRLSNPSYLLHGTNKPWGVGMRVSHGCIRLYPEAIEELFSMTNHGTNVNIINQPMKVGFYGGSVYLEYHEPLEEYGISPEEALAQARKIVAEKTQGSNYHVADDVIQAVVREKSGMPVEVASYKL, from the coding sequence ATGAATAAGTGGCAAAAATGGACATTGACCAGTGTCATGGCATGTTTGGCATTTGCAGCACAAGCTGAAGAAGTGCCGTTACCACCCAATGATATCAATGTGGTCGGTAAAGTGCGTGTCGTTGAGGCGAAAGATGAGGATACGCTACCAGCCATTGGCCGTGAATTTGGCGTCGGTTTTGAAGCGATGGAGCGTGCGAATCCTGGGGTAGATGTGTGGTATCCGGGTGAAGGGCGACAAGTGCTGATCCCTTCTCGTTACATCTTGCCTGATGCGCCACGTGAAGGGATTGTCCTCAACCTGCCGGAAATGCGTTTGTATTATTATCCGCCGGGTAAGAACGTGGTTCACGTATATGCGGTCGGGATCGGTCGTGAAGATTGGCAAACGCCGTTAGGTGTGCAGAAAATCACAGAAAAACGTGCTAATCCAACCTGGACACCGCCAGCCTCTATCCGCGCAGAGCATGCGGCAAAAGGTGATCCACTACCAGCAGTGGTGCCGGCAGGGCCTAATAATCCATTAGGATTATTTGCGATGCGTCTGAGTAACCCAAGCTATTTATTGCACGGCACGAATAAGCCGTGGGGTGTCGGGATGCGTGTATCACACGGCTGTATCCGTTTATATCCTGAGGCGATTGAAGAGCTCTTTTCGATGACCAATCACGGCACCAACGTGAATATCATTAACCAGCCGATGAAAGTCGGGTTCTACGGTGGTAGCGTGTATTTGGAATACCACGAGCCTTTAGAAGAATACGGTATATCCCCTGAAGAAGCGCTAGCGCAGGCGCGTAAGATTGTTGCTGAGAAAACACAGGGTAGTAACTATCATGTGGCGGATGATGTGATCCAAGCGGTAGTGCGCGAGAAAAGTGGTATGCCGGTAGAAGTGGCAAGTTATAAGTTATAA
- a CDS encoding 1-deoxy-D-xylulose-5-phosphate synthase: MIELDTLRKQPIAALPAVCETLREEIITICAKQGGHLASSLGAVELVVTLHYVLDTPNASVCFDVGHQAYAHKLLTGRWQEMQRVRAPDGAAPFPLRSESAYDAFAGGHAGNALSAAAGFAAAGQSSIALMGDGSLTCGMTFEALNHIGDKGWGVLAIVNDNGYSIDDNVGALKRFGNLEAYARSLGWDYVGIDDGHDIAALVSRLRALLPITKPILWHVRTQKGKGLIEAETDPVAWHGRPANTVKQSNTTSAASVLSSWLIERMAQDSRIHMITPAMMLGSGLSTALKHFPERVHDVGIAEQHALSFAAGLAAAGQKPIIAIYATFLQRGYDQLVHDIALQNLPVTLCVDRAGAVGGDGDTHIGAYDMVMSKALPNLCVAAPATARELTMMLDWAQEQSGPVLLRYPRDLPNEPACHEPIEYGRAVVCRRGHGWLIIAVGELLATLMPLAQEKDATLVNLRFIKPFDRACLSQLVKAHDRVLIVESGVQMGGIGHDLAAWINTQVRLPVVVRGLPDEPLGSGSTPEQMERAGLSLTHLRTLLDGLNLT, from the coding sequence TTGATCGAGCTAGACACCTTACGTAAACAGCCCATCGCAGCGCTACCTGCTGTGTGTGAGACTCTGCGCGAAGAAATTATTACTATCTGCGCGAAGCAAGGTGGGCATCTTGCCTCATCGTTAGGTGCTGTGGAACTGGTAGTCACGCTGCATTATGTGTTGGATACACCAAATGCGTCGGTATGTTTTGATGTCGGACATCAAGCGTACGCACACAAACTATTAACCGGCCGTTGGCAGGAGATGCAACGCGTACGTGCACCCGATGGTGCAGCGCCATTTCCGCTACGCAGTGAGTCAGCCTATGACGCGTTTGCAGGCGGGCATGCCGGTAATGCGCTCTCTGCAGCAGCAGGATTTGCGGCAGCTGGACAAAGCAGTATCGCGCTGATGGGCGATGGTTCGCTGACCTGCGGGATGACTTTTGAAGCGCTTAATCATATCGGTGATAAAGGGTGGGGCGTGCTCGCGATAGTTAACGACAATGGCTATTCGATTGACGATAATGTCGGCGCGCTGAAGCGCTTTGGAAATCTTGAAGCCTACGCACGTTCGCTCGGTTGGGATTATGTCGGTATCGATGATGGTCATGATATTGCTGCGTTAGTTAGCCGGCTGCGCGCACTGTTGCCTATCACCAAGCCGATTTTATGGCATGTGCGTACCCAAAAAGGCAAAGGGTTGATCGAAGCAGAAACCGATCCTGTAGCCTGGCATGGCCGGCCGGCGAATACCGTAAAACAATCTAATACAACATCTGCGGCGTCAGTGTTGTCCTCATGGCTGATTGAGCGAATGGCGCAAGATTCGCGCATCCATATGATTACCCCGGCAATGATGTTGGGCTCTGGATTAAGCACTGCGCTAAAACACTTCCCTGAACGGGTGCATGATGTCGGGATTGCTGAGCAACACGCGTTGAGTTTTGCCGCTGGGTTAGCAGCAGCCGGACAAAAACCGATTATCGCCATCTACGCGACGTTCTTGCAGCGTGGCTATGATCAGCTGGTACACGATATTGCCTTGCAAAACCTTCCGGTTACGTTATGTGTTGACCGCGCAGGCGCGGTTGGTGGCGATGGTGATACGCATATTGGTGCTTATGATATGGTGATGAGTAAAGCGCTACCCAATCTTTGTGTGGCCGCTCCTGCCACAGCTCGTGAACTCACGATGATGCTCGATTGGGCGCAAGAGCAATCTGGACCGGTATTGTTGCGCTATCCACGCGATTTACCAAATGAACCAGCGTGTCATGAGCCGATTGAGTACGGACGAGCGGTGGTGTGTCGACGAGGTCACGGTTGGTTAATCATCGCGGTTGGTGAACTGCTGGCGACGCTCATGCCATTAGCGCAAGAAAAAGACGCAACTTTAGTCAATTTACGCTTCATCAAACCCTTTGATCGAGCGTGTTTATCTCAGCTGGTTAAAGCACACGATCGGGTGTTGATCGTGGAGAGTGGCGTACAGATGGGCGGGATTGGTCATGATTTGGCAGCCTGGATTAACACCCAGGTGCGTCTGCCGGTGGTTGTTCGTGGATTACCTGATGAGCCGCTGGGGTCAGGTAGTACGCCAGAACAAATGGAACGTGCCGGCTTGTCTCTAACGCATTTACGCACGCTGTTAGATGGGTTAAATCTGACATGA
- a CDS encoding SDR family NAD(P)-dependent oxidoreductase encodes MSDTPRSILITGCSSGIGYRAAHTLHERGWTVIASARDAADVERLKSEGLAAVQLDLASPDSITMALDWTMKYTDGRLDALFNNGAFAIPGAVEDLSRSALAYQLDNGLLGWHDLTRRVLPLMRLQGSGRIVQNSSVLGLAAMRYRGAYCSMKFALEGLSDALRLELSGSGVYVSLIEPGPIRTEFRDNAFKEFQHWIDASHSLHKMHYVNMIQRLESDKPEPFTLEPDAVVDKLIHALEAKRPKPRYYVTKATWIMAILRRLLPTRWMDRFVLHLAEREGKRYR; translated from the coding sequence ATGAGTGACACACCACGCAGTATTTTAATCACCGGTTGCTCGAGCGGGATTGGCTACCGAGCAGCGCACACTTTACATGAGCGCGGTTGGACAGTGATTGCCAGTGCGCGCGATGCGGCAGACGTTGAGCGCTTGAAAAGCGAAGGGCTTGCCGCTGTTCAGCTTGATCTAGCTTCGCCAGATTCGATTACTATGGCGCTGGATTGGACGATGAAATATACCGATGGGCGGCTCGATGCGCTGTTTAATAACGGCGCATTTGCCATTCCCGGTGCGGTAGAAGATTTATCGCGCAGTGCGCTCGCCTATCAACTCGATAATGGTTTACTAGGTTGGCATGATCTCACCCGTCGCGTGCTGCCGTTAATGCGCCTGCAAGGCTCTGGCCGTATTGTCCAGAATAGCTCGGTGCTTGGCTTGGCGGCGATGCGCTATCGTGGCGCGTATTGCTCGATGAAATTTGCCTTAGAAGGGCTAAGTGATGCCTTGCGCTTGGAATTATCGGGCAGTGGCGTTTATGTCAGCTTGATTGAGCCCGGCCCGATTCGTACCGAGTTTCGCGACAACGCATTTAAAGAATTCCAACACTGGATCGATGCCTCACACAGCCTGCACAAAATGCACTATGTGAATATGATTCAGCGCTTGGAAAGCGATAAACCGGAGCCATTTACCCTAGAGCCTGATGCGGTGGTCGATAAATTAATCCATGCACTGGAAGCGAAGCGCCCGAAACCGCGCTATTACGTCACCAAAGCCACTTGGATTATGGCGATACTGCGTCGTCTATTGCCCACACGCTGGATGGATCGTTTTGTCCTGCATCTCGCCGAGCGCGAAGGTAAGCGCTACCGTTGA
- the hemH gene encoding ferrochelatase has protein sequence MNHEALAGKTAVLLINLGSPEAPTKQALRPYLREFLSDPRVIDLPRWQWLPILYGIVLNTRPKKSAQAYEQIWWDEGAPLIVISERQVAALEERFVAQGLDHVVVDYAMRYGQPSIDKKMTALAKQGVERVLVVPMYPQYADATTASVFDGVAMALEKQRNVPELRFVRSWHDHPLYINALADSIQRHFDEYGQPQKLLFSFHGVPKRYLLEGDPYFCQCHKTTRLVVEALGLAENDYQLVFQSRFGREEWLQPYADKTIAALPAQGIESVSVICPGFSADCLETLEEMAIGNRNLFLENGGKRYDYIPCLNEDPAHIDLLSALVRQHTQGWAAFDQGLPPDDQAAQKALARRAQWEETQKVAR, from the coding sequence ATGAATCATGAGGCGCTAGCGGGGAAAACCGCTGTATTGTTAATCAACCTGGGCTCACCGGAAGCACCGACAAAGCAGGCGTTGCGTCCGTATTTGCGCGAGTTTCTTTCTGATCCACGGGTGATTGATTTACCGCGTTGGCAATGGTTGCCGATACTATATGGTATTGTGCTCAATACTCGGCCAAAAAAATCCGCACAGGCTTATGAGCAAATTTGGTGGGATGAAGGCGCGCCCTTGATTGTGATTAGCGAACGACAAGTCGCTGCTTTAGAAGAACGTTTTGTTGCGCAAGGCTTAGATCATGTGGTGGTTGATTATGCGATGCGCTATGGTCAGCCGTCGATTGATAAAAAAATGACCGCTTTAGCCAAACAAGGCGTTGAGCGAGTGTTAGTGGTGCCGATGTATCCACAATACGCCGATGCGACTACTGCGAGTGTGTTTGACGGAGTTGCTATGGCGCTTGAAAAGCAGCGCAATGTTCCAGAATTACGCTTTGTGCGCAGTTGGCATGATCATCCGCTGTATATCAACGCACTCGCTGATTCAATCCAGCGCCATTTTGATGAATACGGTCAACCGCAAAAGCTGTTGTTTTCGTTTCATGGCGTACCTAAGCGCTATTTGCTCGAAGGCGATCCGTATTTTTGCCAATGTCATAAAACCACACGTTTGGTGGTTGAGGCGTTGGGCCTTGCAGAAAACGACTACCAACTGGTGTTTCAATCGCGCTTTGGTCGTGAAGAGTGGCTGCAGCCTTATGCCGATAAAACAATTGCCGCCTTGCCAGCGCAAGGGATTGAGAGTGTGAGTGTGATCTGTCCGGGCTTCAGCGCCGATTGTTTGGAAACCTTGGAAGAAATGGCGATAGGCAACCGTAATCTCTTTTTAGAAAACGGCGGCAAACGCTATGATTACATTCCCTGCTTAAATGAAGACCCAGCGCACATTGATTTATTGAGTGCTCTGGTGCGCCAACACACGCAAGGTTGGGCTGCTTTTGATCAAGGCTTACCACCAGATGATCAAGCCGCGCAAAAAGCATTAGCAAGACGGGCACAATGGGAAGAAACACAAAAGGTGGCGCGATGA
- a CDS encoding cytochrome-c peroxidase — protein sequence MKQAIIIALAISSIQLSFGDELTEADLGQLLFFDANLSLNRSQSCSTCHDPARAFTDGRETAALGIASLGDDGHSFGNRNAPTAAYANTSPAFHYDEALGEYVGGQFWDGRAATLADQAAGPPLNPAEMGMPDTATVFERLNANAVYKEAFPALYGEAVLNDPDTAYQAMTQAIQAFEQTELFSPYDSKYDRFLRGEYELTVLEDLGRTLFFSEANVNCSTCHMLKREDAAQEPFTNHQYRNIGVPSNPNIIAAAELGEAYIDHGLLENPAVDDATYDGKIKTPTLRNVAITGPYMHNGVFKDLRTVVEFYDKYNNTERTINPETGEPWREAEVPGTIDLDDLRAQKLTERKIDALVAFMKTLTDARYEYLLEEK from the coding sequence ATGAAACAAGCAATCATCATCGCACTGGCCATAAGTTCTATTCAGTTAAGTTTTGGCGACGAACTCACTGAAGCCGATCTTGGACAACTACTGTTTTTTGACGCCAACCTGTCGCTCAATCGCAGCCAATCATGTAGCACCTGTCACGACCCTGCACGCGCGTTCACCGATGGGCGCGAAACAGCAGCCTTAGGGATTGCTTCTCTAGGAGATGATGGTCATTCATTTGGAAACCGGAACGCACCAACCGCTGCCTATGCCAATACATCTCCGGCCTTTCATTATGATGAAGCGCTTGGGGAATACGTTGGTGGTCAATTTTGGGATGGGCGCGCGGCAACCTTAGCCGATCAAGCTGCTGGTCCACCGCTCAATCCAGCCGAAATGGGCATGCCCGATACCGCAACGGTTTTTGAACGCTTAAACGCTAATGCTGTCTATAAAGAAGCGTTCCCAGCGCTCTATGGAGAAGCGGTGCTCAACGACCCGGATACTGCTTATCAGGCGATGACACAGGCGATCCAAGCTTTTGAGCAGACCGAATTATTTTCGCCGTATGACAGTAAATACGACCGGTTTTTGCGTGGTGAGTATGAGCTTACGGTGCTAGAAGATTTAGGGCGCACGCTGTTTTTCTCGGAAGCGAATGTCAATTGCTCAACGTGTCATATGCTCAAGCGCGAAGATGCAGCACAAGAACCATTCACCAACCATCAATACCGCAATATTGGTGTGCCGTCGAATCCGAACATCATTGCTGCCGCAGAGTTAGGAGAGGCATATATTGATCATGGCTTACTGGAGAATCCAGCAGTCGATGATGCGACGTACGATGGCAAAATCAAAACGCCGACCTTGCGTAACGTGGCGATAACCGGGCCGTATATGCATAACGGCGTATTCAAAGACTTACGCACAGTCGTTGAATTTTACGACAAGTATAACAATACCGAGCGCACCATTAACCCTGAAACAGGTGAGCCTTGGCGTGAGGCAGAAGTCCCCGGGACGATTGATTTAGACGATTTGCGCGCACAAAAACTCACTGAGCGTAAAATTGATGCCTTAGTGGCGTTTATGAAAACGCTGACCGATGCCCGCTATGAATATTTGCTTGAAGAAAAATAG
- a CDS encoding sterol desaturase family protein, which yields MMAWYLNDPSERLYWGYLVTSVLLALMLSFIQYRKLPQISAIKRWLTHRDTRLDVGYFFVIWAIKALVIAPLMLSAQVVAMATYQLSSQFLEPIYRPIRYEWLVIAYTVSLFLVSDFTRYWLHRWLHSNRFLWSFHKVHHSPEVLNPLSFYRVHPVENILFGLRYAFSAGLVTGVFMALFGARFNLYTVFGVNITIVIFSALGANLRHSPVRLSYGRWLEHIFISPAQHQIHHATKHMHHNYGGYLAVWDWLFGSLKCNHEVEKNLQIGLGRGQFKKYNTIIKMIIYPIKESGRLIYRSLRKNDYETSNHHRTGHKFYSVKFWRRTH from the coding sequence ATGATGGCGTGGTATCTGAATGATCCAAGCGAGCGTTTGTACTGGGGGTATTTAGTAACCTCTGTATTATTAGCGCTGATGCTTAGTTTCATTCAATACCGAAAACTGCCGCAAATTTCAGCGATTAAACGTTGGCTAACCCACCGTGATACGCGTTTGGACGTGGGCTATTTCTTTGTTATCTGGGCGATTAAAGCGTTAGTGATTGCGCCGTTAATGCTCTCAGCACAGGTAGTCGCTATGGCCACTTATCAGCTTTCCTCGCAGTTCTTGGAGCCCATTTATCGGCCGATTCGTTATGAATGGTTGGTGATCGCATACACCGTATCATTATTTTTGGTCAGCGATTTTACGCGTTATTGGCTGCACCGTTGGCTACACAGCAATCGCTTTTTATGGTCTTTTCACAAGGTTCACCATTCACCGGAAGTGTTGAATCCTCTGAGCTTTTATCGCGTTCACCCGGTAGAGAATATTTTGTTTGGCCTGCGATATGCCTTCAGTGCAGGGTTGGTCACTGGGGTTTTTATGGCGTTATTTGGTGCGCGCTTTAACCTCTATACTGTCTTTGGGGTCAACATTACTATTGTTATTTTTTCTGCACTGGGCGCAAATTTACGCCATTCACCGGTGCGCCTGAGTTATGGGCGATGGCTGGAGCATATTTTTATTTCTCCCGCACAACATCAAATTCATCATGCCACCAAACATATGCATCATAATTATGGCGGTTATTTAGCGGTTTGGGACTGGCTCTTTGGCAGCTTGAAATGTAATCACGAAGTAGAAAAAAACCTGCAAATCGGTTTGGGGCGAGGGCAATTTAAAAAATACAATACAATAATAAAAATGATAATATATCCTATTAAGGAGAGTGGGCGACTCATTTATCGTTCTTTGAGGAAAAATGACTATGAAACAAGCAATCATCATCGCACTGGCCATAAGTTCTATTCAGTTAAGTTTTGGCGACGAACTCACTGA
- a CDS encoding imelysin family protein — protein MKPILLALTLVCSSLIHAESYSDDEALAGIYDQVLKTNAAQAIGACSSLQEALGGGIEGLPYETAFSELVVAWKQVEATYMLGSIDVAAIDFPTYIDMFHMGNEDINQSLARALDGDSEPKTALFKNAYKTIGALEYLLYQEAKSPRQLAFAQVATDNLCRRFGDIAQVLDDAQGDYMNNPDKSTALLLNALVESVYKTREWRVGDPAGLSRKYGGSPDPARAEYRLSGQSLPAIRAILATHQQMIGEDAQPNLATIAYNHGADEAIALAQGDLLTAIAAAEVMEVGEDLTPENAQALFDAMSALQTDYYQHLVKSLDVVAKILDADGD, from the coding sequence ATGAAACCGATTTTGCTTGCCCTTACCTTAGTGTGTTCTTCATTAATCCACGCTGAATCTTATAGCGATGATGAGGCGCTCGCGGGCATCTATGATCAAGTGCTTAAAACCAATGCTGCACAAGCAATTGGTGCTTGCAGCAGTTTGCAAGAAGCCCTTGGTGGTGGCATAGAAGGTTTGCCCTATGAAACCGCTTTTAGCGAGCTGGTGGTGGCTTGGAAGCAGGTAGAAGCAACCTATATGCTCGGCAGCATCGATGTGGCGGCGATTGATTTTCCCACCTATATCGATATGTTCCATATGGGCAACGAGGATATTAATCAATCGTTAGCGCGCGCGCTTGATGGCGACAGTGAGCCGAAAACGGCGTTATTCAAAAATGCCTACAAAACGATCGGTGCACTGGAGTATTTGCTTTATCAAGAGGCGAAAAGCCCACGTCAGTTAGCGTTTGCCCAAGTGGCCACGGATAATCTCTGTCGTCGTTTTGGTGATATTGCGCAAGTGCTTGATGACGCGCAAGGTGATTATATGAATAATCCGGATAAATCTACCGCGCTCCTGCTTAATGCGCTGGTTGAAAGTGTGTATAAAACACGCGAATGGCGGGTAGGGGATCCGGCAGGCTTATCGCGTAAATATGGTGGTTCCCCTGATCCTGCACGTGCGGAATATCGCTTAAGCGGTCAGTCGCTGCCAGCGATCCGCGCGATTTTGGCCACGCATCAGCAAATGATTGGTGAGGACGCACAACCGAATTTAGCAACAATTGCCTATAATCATGGCGCTGATGAAGCGATTGCCTTAGCACAAGGCGATTTGTTGACCGCGATTGCTGCTGCTGAGGTCATGGAGGTTGGCGAAGATTTGACGCCAGAGAATGCACAAGCGCTATTTGACGCGATGAGTGCGCTACAAACCGATTACTACCAACATTTGGTGAAATCGCTTGATGTGGTGGCGAAAATATTGGATGCTGATGGGGATTGA